The Rothia sp. SD9660Na DNA segment AGCTAACACCGCTCACCTGGAAATCGCCCCCGGTACCGTGGCCAAGGTCCACCTCATGACCGTCACCAGCATCGAGGATGACACCGCTACCACGCCGGTAGCTGACGCCGAGCGTCCTGTCATCCAGGGTGAAGTCGCAGACGACCCCAAGAACTAAACACTATTCTCAGGTGCGCTACCTCTTTTGTGGAGGTGGCGCGCCTTTTCATGTTTCACTAACCCACTCACCTGAAGGGGTACCGATGGCTCAACCATCCCACGCCACCAAAGCCAGAGGGGCACTTGCCTCGATGGCCCTGGTGTTGCTTTTACTGGCCGGAGGGATCTTCGGCACGACCTTTGCCGGGGGCACCTGGCTTCCCAAACTGGCTCTCGACCTTTCTGGCGGCACCCAGCTGATTCTCTCGCCAGAGACCAACGATTCCTCTGGCGAGGAAATTACTGCTGAGCAGCTCGACCAGGCTGTTGAAATTATCCGCCAGCGCGTCGATGGCGCGGGCGTGGCGGAAGCTGAAGTGACCACCCAGTCGGGCCAGAACGTCGTGGTTTCTGTGCCCGGCACTTTGAGCTCAGAAACCCGCGATCTGATTCAGACCTCGGCGCAAATGAGCTTCCGCGCGGTCATCAACGCTGGCACCCCGCAGGCGGTTACGGCGGACGCTACCGCTGCCGAGGACGCCCTGCCCTCACCGACGGCTGAACCCACCGACGGGTCCGACTACAACTGGGTGACAGGCGACCTTTGGCGCCAGTACGAGCAGCTGGACTGCACTATCCCCGCCAATGTGGATACCACCAACCAGGATCCCAATGCCGCCATTGTTGCTTGCGCATCAGATGGTAGTGAGAAGTACATCCTGGGCCCCATCGAAATCGAGGGTACCGATATCGAGACAGCCTCCTACTCCCAGGTGGCTAGCTCAACCGGTTACGCGACCGGCCAGTGGGGCGTGAATATCGTCTTCAACGAGGCTGCTACCCAGACCTTTAAGGACGTCACCACCCGCCTGAACGCTATTCGCGGCACCAACGCGTCCGACCCCCGCGCCCGTTTTGCCATTATGCTGGACGGTCAGGTGCTCTCTTCCCCGGTCACCCAGGCAGTGATTACCAACGGCCAGCCTCAGATCACCGGTAACTTTACCGAAGAAGAGGCAGCCAACCTGGCTGAGCAGCTCAAGTACGGTGCCCTGCCCATTAGCTTCACTATCCAGTCGGAGCAGCAGATTTCTGCAACTCTGGGTGCTGACCAGCTGAAGATGGGTCTGATTGCTGGTCTGATCGGCCTGCTGCTGGTGTTTATCTACTCCCTCTTCCAGTACCGTCTGGTGGGCCTGGTTAACATCACCTCGATTATTGTTGCGGGCCTGCTCTCCTACGGTGTGATTGTGTTGCTGGGCCACCTGATGAACTACCGCTTGTCACTGGCGGGGGTAGCCGGTCTGATTGTATCCATCGGTCTGATGGCAGACTCTTTCATTGTCTACTTTGAACGTATTCGCGATGAGATTCGTGCCGGCCGTACCATCCCTGCCGGTATCGACCACGGCTGGCTGCGCGCCAAGCGCACCATTTTGGCCTCTAAAGCCGTGAACCTGCTGGCCGCTGTAGTGCTTTACTTCGCCTCGGTCGGTAACGTGCGCGGCTTTGCCTTCACCCTGGGTCTCACCGCTGTTTCAGACCTGCTTATCACCTTCCTTTTCATCCACCCGCTTATGGTTCTGCTGGGTCGCAAGGACTACTTCCGTAACGGCGGCCGCTTCTCTGGCATGGACCCAGTAGCCCTTGGCTCCACCCCGCTCTACCGTGGTGCGGGGCGCATCCGCACCTCTGAAGAAGCTGACGGTTCCCTCTCCCTGGCTGAGCGCAAACGCCGCGAGCGCCTGGCCGCTGAGGCAGCTGAAGCTGAAGCGGCGCAGGGGAGTGCTGATGTGGAGCCCCTGCCTGCCGCAGATTCCACCACTACCGAGGAGGCTCGCCGTGGCTAATAAACTCGCTCAGTTCGGTAATGAACTGCATTCTGGTCAGCGGTCGTTTGGGTTTGTGCCTAAGCGTCGTTTGTGGCTGACGATTGCCCTGGCTCTGGTTGTGCTGGCGGCCCTGGTGCCGGTGGTGCGCGGTGGCTTCAATCTGGGTATTGAGTTCCGCGGTGGTTCTGAGTTCACCGTGTCGCAGGTGGTCGATACCGATATTTCTATCGGTCAGCAGGCGATTGCGGACGCCGCTCCCGAGGCTACCGATGTGCGCGTCACTAATATCGCTGCGGGTACCGTGCGGGCTCAGATGAGTGAGCTGACGGACGATGAGACTCTGGCAGTGGGCCAGGCCCTGCAGTCGGCCTACGGTGTGAGCGCTGACCAGGTGACTTCGTCCTTCGTGGGCCCTACCTGGGGTGCCGGGGTGACCCGGCAGGCTCTGGTGGGTCTGGTCTGGTTTATCCTGCTGGTGATGATCGGTATGGCCCTGTACTTCCGCACTTGGAAGATGTCGGTCTCGGCAATTGCTGGCCTGATCTTTACCATCGTGACCACCGTGGGCCTGTACGCTCTCATCGGTTTTGAGATTACCCCCAGTGCGATTATCGGCTTCCTGACCGTGTTGAGCTACTCTCTCTACGACACCGTGGTGGTTTTCGATAAGATTCGTGAGAATACCGAGGGGCTAGAGAAGCGCCGCGATACTACCTTTGCTGAGCAGGTGAATTTGGCGGTCAATCAGACCCTGGTGCGCTCAATCAACACCTCGATTGTGGGTATTTTGCCGGTGGGCTCGATTCTCTTCATCGGTGCCCTGCTCCTGGGCGCGGGTACTCTCAAGGACCTCTCGCTGGCTCTCTTCGTCGGTATCATTATCGGCACCCTGGGCACCCTCTTTGTGGCGGCTCCTGCCTACGCTGCCCTGCGTCTGGGCGAGAAGGGCGTGCGTGAGCATACCGAGCTCGTCCGCCGGGCCCGCCAGGGGCAGGTAGAAGAGGGCGATGAGCGCGAGGACGTCGACGCGCAGCCGGCTGCCCCGGTGATGGTCACCGTGCATTCGGTTAACCTCGATAGCAAGTAGGGCCAAGAGCTAGGTCTTTTGCCCTAGAGACGGGAGCGGACAGTAGTTCGCTCCCGTTTTTCTTACGCAGGGTGTGGAATTAATCTAAGATAGTCCCACACGTATAAATAAGTTTGAGGGGGAATAGGGCATGAGCCGGTCAGAAGAGAGCACTCAGAAGGTAGCCCAGGCAGGGGAGAAGCGGCCGGTTCGTGGGTCGCACCGGGTCATGTCTGCTTCGGGGCGCGTGCCCACTCGCCTGGTGTTTGGTCGGGAGCAACCGGAAGGCCCGGCGCCGCGTTTTTCGCCGGTCCTGGCTCCTGTGATTCGAACCGTTAAGAAGTACCACCCTGAGGAAGATCTTGAGGTGTTGCAGCGGGCCTTCCAGGTGGCGAATCACTATCACCGGGGGCAGAAGCGTAAGAGCGGGGACCCTTACATTACCCACCCGGTAGCTGTGACCACTATCTTGGCTGAGATTGGTGCTACCGGCCCTGTGCTGGTCGCGGGTCTGTTGCACGATACCGTGGAGGATACCGACTATACGCAGGAGCAGCTGACTGCTGACTTTGGCCCGGAGGTTGCCTACCTGGTTGATGGGGTGACCAAGCTCGATAAGGTCAGCTACGGCGATAACGCCCCCATTGAGACAATTCGCAAGCTGGTTATCTCGATGTCGCAGGATGTGCGCGTGCTACTCATCAAGCTGGCTGACCGTCTGCACAATGCCCGTACCTGGCGGTTTGTATCCGGTGCTTCTGCGGCGCGTAAGGCTGAGGAGACCCTGCAGATTTATGCCCCGCTGGCCCACCGCCTGGGCTTGAACACCATCAAGTGGGAGCTGGAAGACCTCTCCTTTGCCGCGATGAGCCCCGATATCTATGCTGAGATTGTGCGAATGGTGGGCGAGCGTACCCCTAAGCTCGAAAAGTACCTGGCCGAGGCCCGCGTGACGATTGAGGATCGCTTGGCCCAGGTGGGTCTTGAGGCCACCGTGACGGGCCGCCCCAAGCACTATTACTCGATTCATCAGAAGATGAAGACCAAGGGTAAGAGCTTCGACGATATCAACGATATTCTGGCCGTGCGCATCATGGTCGAGGATGAGAACGATTGCTATACCGCCCTGGGGCATGTGATGTCCCTGTGGATGGCGGTTCCTGGGCGCTTCAAGGATTACATCAAGCAGCCTAAGCACAACCACTACCAGTCGCTGCACATGACGGTGCACGGGCCCGGCGGCCTGCCCCTGGAAATCCAGATTCGCACCTACAAGATGCACGAAGAGGCCGAGTATGGTGTGGCTGCCCACTGGCGTTACAAGGCTGCTTCTCGCGGGGAGAAGGTGGATCTTTCCTTCAAGGAGCCAGGCACTCAGACCGCCGCCTTCAATATCGGCATCTTGCAGTCGATATCTGAGATTTCTAACTCTAATCCCGAGTCTGAGCAGTTCTACCAGCAGCTGTCTGAGCGGCTTGAGACCGACGAGATTGTGGTGCTGACCCCGCAGGGTAAGCCCATTAGCCTGCCGGTGGGCTCTACCCCCGTTGACTTTGCCTACGCTATCCACACTGAGGTGGGGGACCGCACTATCGGTGCTAAGGTCAACGGCAAGCTGGTTCCCTTGCACACCGAGCTCGAAACCGCCTCAACGGTTGAGATTCAGACAACTAAGGACGAGAACCACGCCCCGAGCGAGGACTGGCTCAAGTTCGTGCGCACCAGCAAGGCCCGCACCAAGATTCGCCAGCACTACGCTAAGGGCCGTCGTATCGAGGCCATGAACCGGGGCAAGGAGCGCGTGGTCAAGGCTATGCGCCAGCACGAGTTGCCTCTGACCAAGATGATGACGCCCGAGCTTATGCTGCAGGTGGCCCAGGACTTGCACAAGCACGATGTGGCCACCCTCTACCACGCTGTGGGCGAGAACGAGGTGGAGACCCAGGCCGTCATTACCTCTCTGGTCAACCTCTACTACGGCGAGGACGAGGTCGACCAGACTGTTGAACTCGATAGCTTCGACGCCTCGCTGGTATCTAACCGCCGCTCGGTGGGCGATGACAACGGTGTGGTGGTACCCGGGGCCGAGGGTATTCTGACTAAGATTGCCCGCTGCTGCACCCCCGTCCCCCCGGACGACATCGTCGGTATTGTCACCCGCTTGCAGGGCATCTCTGTGCACCGTACTGACTGCCCCAATGTGTTGAGTCAGGCCGATGACCCCCGCCAGACCGCGGTGGAGTGGGCCTCTAACAGTAACTCCGTCTACCGGGTGTCGATCCAGGTGGAGGGCATCGACCGTAAGGCCCTGCTCTCAGATACCATCCGGGTTATTTCTGAGGCCGGCTGCAATATTGTGGATGCCAAGGTGCACACCAGCGACGAACGTTTTGTGGTCAACCGGTACACCGTGGAGCTCTCAGATCGGTTCATGATGGAGCACCTGCTCAATCAGATTCGCAACGTTCCCGGTATTTACAACGCCTACCGGCTGACAGGTTCCCGTCCGCTCATGAACCAGCATGGCTAGGCCCCAGTCGCAAGGGCACCCGCCATGAGCTGGTGGGCCAGGTGCTGAGCCCTGAGTAGGGCTGTCGCTTTCAGGTTGATGTGTTCTCGGGCGCTCTGGAGCAGAAGCTCAGGTGTGACGCTGTTGTGGCTATCGAGCAGGATTGCTTTGACGATGGCCAGGTCGCTCTCATCGAGAGAATGGGTGATGATATCCAGAGCTGTCTTGAGGGGCGTGGTGAGGCGAATGGGCCCGATAGCCATGGTGTCGTAGGGGCGTAACTGGGCCTGATGGCTTGCGAAGTTCGCCCGGCAGGGGCGGGGTAAGTTGAAGCGGTTATCCCGGTCGTAATCAACGTGCAGGCGTCCCTCAGGTAGCTCGGGCAGGTAGCCCAGCACCCAGGCTGCGGTGGTTCGAGAGTAGCGGATGCGGTGGTGGTAGCCTGCCGGGGTGAGCAGCCCCAAGCTGGCTGCCCGCATGAGTGGGGTGGGTTCGTCCTCTGGCTCTCGGTAGATACCGTGATGGAGATGGACAAGCTGACGCTCCTTGATGAGGGCTCGCCACTGATCTGCAGAAAGTTGCGTGGTTTCTTGGCTATAGAGGCGGACGAGCGCAGGTGGCTCATGCTGCTGCGGCGGCGCTTCTGCCCCTCGTGGCAGGTAGGAATGGCTGTCGCGGGCGATGAGGTACAGGGAGCTTGCTGGCTTGTGCGGCACTGGCGCTAAGGGGAAGGGGAGCTCTGAGAGGGCAGCGACTACATTGATTTGTTCCATGACTCCGTTCTAGCACATCAACGTCGGGTGCAAGAGAAAAATCTGTCAGGCTGTGGATAAGTAGGCTAGCCAGGTAGGCTTATCCACAAAAATCCCCCGCCTACCGATCGGTAGACGGGGGATTCCGCGTCACAAAGACGTCACAGACAAAGTGCCAGGCTTAGGCATTGAACTCAGCAGAAGAAGCCTTAAGGGTTTCAAGCCACTGCTTGCGGGCATCCAGGGCTTCCTGGGCCTTCTTGACCTTCTGGGCATTACCACTAGCCTCAGCCTTAGCCAGGTCGGCTTCAAGACCGGCGATCGCGTCTTCGAGCTGGGTCAGCATGGAGTTAGCGCGAGCTTGCTTAGCGGGGTCAGTCTTCTGCCACTTAGCATTCTCGGCGCGGTGGATTTCGTCCTGAACCTTGCGTAGCTCCTGCTCTACGCGGCGCACGGAGTTGCGGGGGACGCGTCCGATAGCTTCCCAGCGGTCCAGAATACCCTCAAGGGCCTTCTTAGCCGCAGCGATATCGGTGACAGGCAGGATGCCGCGGGCCTCTTCCAGCAGGGCTTCCTTAGCCTGCAGGTTAGCCTCAAATTCCTTATCCAGCTCAGCGTTCACCGCAGTGCGGGCGTCAAAGAAGACGTCCTGGGCTGCACGGAAACGGGCCCACAGGGCGTCATCTTCCTTGCGGGTGCCACGGGGAGCTGCCTTCCACTGGTCCATCAGATCGCGGTACTTAGCGGCGGTTGCTGCCCAGTCGGTGGAGTTCTGCAGGGCCTCGGCCTCAGCGATGAGAGCTTCCTTAACACGCTTAGCCTTGGCATTAGCCTCATCGAGCTGGGAGAAGTGGGCGCGGCGGCGGCGGTCAAAGCTGGTGCGAGCAGCGCGGAAACGCTTCCACAGCTCGTCCTCGATGCTCTTGGCCAGGTGGTGTTCCTTCTGGGTTTTCTTCCACTCTTCGAATAGCTCGTTCATGCGGGCGTGGGAGTTCTTCCAGTGAATAGCGGAGTCGTCCTTAGCCACGATAGCTTCAGCCTCAGACACAATGGCCTCGCGGGCTTCAAGAGCTGCCTGGCGAGCCTCGGCGCTCTCGGTCTTCTCTGCTTCCTCACGCTCGTTGATCTTACCAACCAGGGCAACCAGGCGTTCCTGCAGGGCAGTGTAGTCGCCTACCATGTTGCGTACAGCAACCTGCTGGCCCAGGTGGGCAGCTGCCTTCTGCAGGTCAGCGGCTTTGGCCTTGCGCTCTACGCGCTCTTCGAGCAGAGCAACCTGGGCTTCGAAGTTCTCAAACTTGCGGGCAAAGTAGCCGAGGGCTTCGTCGGCAGACGCGCCGGGTACCTGGCCTACTGCGTATTCTTCACCGTCAACGATTACGAAAACGTGGCCGTCCTCGTCCACGCGGCCAAACTTACGGGCCTTGACGAGGTCTACGTTGAGGGTGGTGTCGTCGGATTGGGTAATCACCGCTATAACTCTTTTCGCATCAGTAGTGGGGGAGCTAACCCCCGTTTAAGTAATGAAAAGTGCACCAGACCGGGCCGTATCGATAGGGCTGGTTGCCGCTTCGTGAAGAGGCGGCAATAATCTATCGGGCGCAGGTGGCGCAGTTACCAGCATAGCGTGTTTAGGGCGAAAGCGGGTGCAATTACCCGGCAGGTGCGCCTTCGGTCTAGTATTAAAGGGACTGTGCTCTGCTGTGAGACCGCTTATTTCGCGAGGGCACGTTACCTACTTCGACCGTTTTCAACCGATAAAAGGGGAGCACATGGCTCGCAAACAATCGCTTTCTGGTTTTCCGGAGCACCTGCCCGAGGAACGCCTGGTAGAGAATTTTGTTCTCGATACTTTGCGAGAGACCTTTGAGCTTCACGGTTTTTCGTCGATTGAGACCCGTTCGGTAGAGACCATTGAGCAGCTGCTACGCAAGGGCGATATCGATAAAGAGGTTTACGCGGTCTCCCGTCTGCTGGACGATGCGGACGAGGCCCGGGGCGGTAAGAAGGAAAAGCTGGCCCTACACTTTGACCTGACCGTGCCCTTTGCCCGCTACGTGGTAGAGAACGCCGGCTACCTTTCCTTCCCCTTCATGCGCTACCAGATTCAGAAGGTCTGGCGCGGTGAACGCCCCCAGGAGGGTCGCGCCCGCGAGTTCACCCAGGCCGACGTGGACGTCGTTGGCGACGGTGCCCTGCCCTTCCGCTACGATGTGGAACTGGCCCTGGTTATCGTCGATGCGCTCTCCAAGCTGCCGATTCCTGACTTCAAGCTGCGCGTCAATAACCGCAAGCTCTCCGAGGGCTTCTACCTGGGTCTGGGCCTCACTGATACCGCGGGTGTACTACGCAATATCGATAAGCTTGAAAAGATCGGTGCGGACGCCGTCGCTCAGCTTCTTAAGGACGAGGTCGGAGCCACTGACGAGCAGGCCGCTGCCGCCCTCAAACTTGCCAGCATCCGTGCTGAAGATACGTCTTTTGCTGACCAGGTTCGCGCCCTGGGGGTCACCCACGACCTGCTCGAAGAAGGTCTGGCTGAGCTGACCGAGGTTATCGGTGAGGCTGCCAAACGGGCCCCCGGCAAGGTGGTTGCTGACCTGTCTATTGCCCGCGGTCTGGACTACTACACCGGCACCGTCTATGAAACCGTGCTGGTGGGACACGAGCAGCTGGGTTCTATCTGCTCCGGTGGCCGCTACGAGTCTCTGGCCTCCAACGGCAAGAAGACCTACCCCGGTGTGGGCCTTTCGATCGGTGTAACCCGCCTAGTTGCCCGCATCCTGTCCCAGGGCTTTGCCGAAGCTACCCGCAAGGTGCCCACCGCCGCCCTAATTGCCTTGACCAATGACGAGATGTGGTCTGGTGCCCAGGACGTCGCCGATGCCCTGCGCGCCCGCGGTATTGCCTGCGAGGTCTCAGCCACCGCCGCTAAGTTTGGCAAGCAGATTAAGTACGCCGAGAAGCGGGGCATCCCCTTCGTCTGGTTTACCTCGGCAGGGGAGAACGGCGAGCTCACCCACGAAGTAAAAGACATCCGCACCGGCGAGCAGGTAGCAGCAGACCCGGCCAGCTGGGCCCCACCGGCTGAGGACCTGCACGTGCGCGTGCTCCCTACCGCCTAATTCATACCCATCCAACCGGTGCCAGGCGCACCACAACACGGTACAATCGGGAGCAAACTGAACTTTAGACAGTGCCACCCGGTACCGTGCCCCATCGAAAGGAACTCAGTGCTACGCACTCACACCCTCGGCGAACTCACCGCCGAGAACATCGGAGAAACCGTTACCCTCTCTGGCTGGGTAGCCCGCCGTCGCGACCACGGTGGCGTGGCTTTCGTTGATCTGCGTGACCGCGAAGGCGTCACCCAGGTGGTCTTCCACAACGAAGCCGACTTCGAGCACCTGCGCAACGAGTACGTCCTCAAGGTCGTGGGCGAAGTAACCCGCCGCCCCGAGGGCAACGAAAACCCCAACCTCACTACCGGTGACATCGAGGTTATGGTCAAGCAGACTGAGGTGCTCAACACCTCAGCTCCCCTGCCCTTCCAGATCGATGAGCACGTAGAAGTGGGCGAAGAAGCCCGCCTCAAGTACCGTTACCTGGACCTGCGCCGCCCCGAGCCTGCCCGCCTGATGCGTCTGCGCTCAGAAGCGAACCGCGCAGCCCGCGAGGTGCTGCACGGCCAGAACTTCACCGAGGTTGAGACCCCCACCCTGACCCGCTCCACCCCCGAAGGTGCCCGCGACTTCCTGGTGCCCGCACGCCTGGCACCCGGCTCCTGGTACGCCCTGCCCCAGTCACCCCAGCTCTTCAAGCAGCTGCTGCAGGTGGGCGGTATCGAGAAGTACTACCAGATTGCCCGCTGCTACCGTGACGAGGACTTCCGCGCCGACCGTCAGCCCGAATTCACCCAGCTGGACATCGAAGCCTCTTTCGTTGACCAGGAAGACATCATCGACCTGGGTGAGCGTATCGTTGAGGCCGTCTGGAACCTGATTGACGTGAAGGTTCCCCGCCCCATCGAGCGTATTACCTACAAGGACGCCATGGAGAAGTACGGCTCTGACAAGCCCGACCTGCGCTTCGGCCTGGAGCTCACCGAGCTGACCGACTACTTCAAGGACACCACCTTCCGCGTCTTCAAGGCACCCTACGTCGGTGCCGTTGTGATGCCCGGTGGTGCTTCCCAGGCCCGCCGCACTCTGGATGCCTGGCAGGAATGGGCCAAGCAGCGCGGCGCTAAGGGTCTTGCCTACGTACTGATTCAGGAGGACGGCGAGCTGACCGGCCCCGTTGCCAAGAACATCACCGACGCTGAGCGTGAGGGCCTGGCTGAGGCTACCGGTGCCAAGCCCGGCGACTGCATCTTCTTCGCAGCCGGTGAGGCCAAGGCCTCCCGTGCCCTGCTGGGTGCAGCCCGCGTTGAGATTGGCCACCGCACCGGCCTGATTAAGGACGGCGATTGGTCCTTCGTCTGGGTAGTGGATGCCCCCATGTTTGAGTCAGCAGCTGACGCAACCGCGTCCGGCGACGTTGCCCTGGGCCACTCAGCCTGGACCGCCGTGCACCACGCCTTCACCTCACCGAAGCCCGAGTACCTGGACTCCTTCGACGAGAACCCTAGTGAGGCCCTGGCCTACGCCTACGACATTGTCTGCAACGGTAACGAAATTGGTGGCGGTTCGATCCGTATCCACCAGCGTGACGTGCAGGAACGTGTCTTTAAGGTCATGGGTATTACCGAGGAAGAGGCTGCCGAGAAGTTCGGCTTCCTGCTGGAGGCCTTCAGCTTCGGTGCGCCCCCCATGGGCGGTATCGCCTTCGGCTGGGACCGAGTGCTGCAGCTAATCGGTGGCACCGACTCCATCCGCGATGTGATTGCTTTTCCCAAGACCGGTGGCGGCTACGACCCGCTGACCGCAGCTCCTGCTCCTATTACTGCCCAGCAGCGTAAGGAAGCCGGCGTTGACTTCAAGCCCAAGAAGGACGGCGAGAAGTAACCGCTCCTTCCCGGTAGGTACCATTTAAACCAGAAATACCCACGAACTAGGTGGGTATTTCTGGTTTTTCTGGCCTTTTCTAGGGCAGTTGATAGGCTAGAATCGTCAGCCACCCTCCACACAAAGGAGCAGCCATGCGCGCAGTTATTCAACGGGTTACCTCAGCATCCGTCACTGTCGACGGTGAAACGGTGGGCGCAATCGACCGGCCCGGCCTGCTGGCTCTGGTGGGTATTACGCATACGGACGGCCCCGCCCAGGTTGCCAAGCTCGCAGAAAAGACCGCCAACCTGCGGCTTTTAGTGGGGGAGCGGTCTGTGCTTGATGAGGGTGCCCCGGTGCTGGTGGTGAGCCAGTTTACCCTCTATGGGGATGGGAAGAAGGGGCGGCGTCCGTCCTGGTCTGCGGCAGCGCCCGGCCCCGTGAGCGAGCCCCTCTTTAATGACTATGTTCAGGCCCTGCGTGACCTGGGGGTAACCATTGAGACCGGCAGGTTCGGTGCCGATATGCAGGTGAACCTGACCAACGACGGCCCCGTCACTCTGATTCTCGATACTGACTCTCTCTAAGGTAAGTTCATCGTGGAACCCTCCCTTTTCTTTTTTGACGATTCTCAGCCCGATACCGATAGTGAGCGGGTAACGCGCAGCCGGGAGAGAGCTCCGCTGGCGGTGCGTATGCGCCCCCGAAATCTCGATGAGGTGGTGGGGCAGAAGCACCTGCTGGGCCCGGGCTCACCCCT contains these protein-coding regions:
- the secD gene encoding protein translocase subunit SecD; this encodes MAQPSHATKARGALASMALVLLLLAGGIFGTTFAGGTWLPKLALDLSGGTQLILSPETNDSSGEEITAEQLDQAVEIIRQRVDGAGVAEAEVTTQSGQNVVVSVPGTLSSETRDLIQTSAQMSFRAVINAGTPQAVTADATAAEDALPSPTAEPTDGSDYNWVTGDLWRQYEQLDCTIPANVDTTNQDPNAAIVACASDGSEKYILGPIEIEGTDIETASYSQVASSTGYATGQWGVNIVFNEAATQTFKDVTTRLNAIRGTNASDPRARFAIMLDGQVLSSPVTQAVITNGQPQITGNFTEEEAANLAEQLKYGALPISFTIQSEQQISATLGADQLKMGLIAGLIGLLLVFIYSLFQYRLVGLVNITSIIVAGLLSYGVIVLLGHLMNYRLSLAGVAGLIVSIGLMADSFIVYFERIRDEIRAGRTIPAGIDHGWLRAKRTILASKAVNLLAAVVLYFASVGNVRGFAFTLGLTAVSDLLITFLFIHPLMVLLGRKDYFRNGGRFSGMDPVALGSTPLYRGAGRIRTSEEADGSLSLAERKRRERLAAEAAEAEAAQGSADVEPLPAADSTTTEEARRG
- the secF gene encoding protein translocase subunit SecF, whose amino-acid sequence is MANKLAQFGNELHSGQRSFGFVPKRRLWLTIALALVVLAALVPVVRGGFNLGIEFRGGSEFTVSQVVDTDISIGQQAIADAAPEATDVRVTNIAAGTVRAQMSELTDDETLAVGQALQSAYGVSADQVTSSFVGPTWGAGVTRQALVGLVWFILLVMIGMALYFRTWKMSVSAIAGLIFTIVTTVGLYALIGFEITPSAIIGFLTVLSYSLYDTVVVFDKIRENTEGLEKRRDTTFAEQVNLAVNQTLVRSINTSIVGILPVGSILFIGALLLGAGTLKDLSLALFVGIIIGTLGTLFVAAPAYAALRLGEKGVREHTELVRRARQGQVEEGDEREDVDAQPAAPVMVTVHSVNLDSK
- a CDS encoding bifunctional (p)ppGpp synthetase/guanosine-3',5'-bis(diphosphate) 3'-pyrophosphohydrolase, whose product is MSRSEESTQKVAQAGEKRPVRGSHRVMSASGRVPTRLVFGREQPEGPAPRFSPVLAPVIRTVKKYHPEEDLEVLQRAFQVANHYHRGQKRKSGDPYITHPVAVTTILAEIGATGPVLVAGLLHDTVEDTDYTQEQLTADFGPEVAYLVDGVTKLDKVSYGDNAPIETIRKLVISMSQDVRVLLIKLADRLHNARTWRFVSGASAARKAEETLQIYAPLAHRLGLNTIKWELEDLSFAAMSPDIYAEIVRMVGERTPKLEKYLAEARVTIEDRLAQVGLEATVTGRPKHYYSIHQKMKTKGKSFDDINDILAVRIMVEDENDCYTALGHVMSLWMAVPGRFKDYIKQPKHNHYQSLHMTVHGPGGLPLEIQIRTYKMHEEAEYGVAAHWRYKAASRGEKVDLSFKEPGTQTAAFNIGILQSISEISNSNPESEQFYQQLSERLETDEIVVLTPQGKPISLPVGSTPVDFAYAIHTEVGDRTIGAKVNGKLVPLHTELETASTVEIQTTKDENHAPSEDWLKFVRTSKARTKIRQHYAKGRRIEAMNRGKERVVKAMRQHELPLTKMMTPELMLQVAQDLHKHDVATLYHAVGENEVETQAVITSLVNLYYGEDEVDQTVELDSFDASLVSNRRSVGDDNGVVVPGAEGILTKIARCCTPVPPDDIVGIVTRLQGISVHRTDCPNVLSQADDPRQTAVEWASNSNSVYRVSIQVEGIDRKALLSDTIRVISEAGCNIVDAKVHTSDERFVVNRYTVELSDRFMMEHLLNQIRNVPGIYNAYRLTGSRPLMNQHG
- a CDS encoding DUF349 domain-containing protein, translating into MITQSDDTTLNVDLVKARKFGRVDEDGHVFVIVDGEEYAVGQVPGASADEALGYFARKFENFEAQVALLEERVERKAKAADLQKAAAHLGQQVAVRNMVGDYTALQERLVALVGKINEREEAEKTESAEARQAALEAREAIVSEAEAIVAKDDSAIHWKNSHARMNELFEEWKKTQKEHHLAKSIEDELWKRFRAARTSFDRRRRAHFSQLDEANAKAKRVKEALIAEAEALQNSTDWAATAAKYRDLMDQWKAAPRGTRKEDDALWARFRAAQDVFFDARTAVNAELDKEFEANLQAKEALLEEARGILPVTDIAAAKKALEGILDRWEAIGRVPRNSVRRVEQELRKVQDEIHRAENAKWQKTDPAKQARANSMLTQLEDAIAGLEADLAKAEASGNAQKVKKAQEALDARKQWLETLKASSAEFNA
- the hisS gene encoding histidine--tRNA ligase; this encodes MARKQSLSGFPEHLPEERLVENFVLDTLRETFELHGFSSIETRSVETIEQLLRKGDIDKEVYAVSRLLDDADEARGGKKEKLALHFDLTVPFARYVVENAGYLSFPFMRYQIQKVWRGERPQEGRAREFTQADVDVVGDGALPFRYDVELALVIVDALSKLPIPDFKLRVNNRKLSEGFYLGLGLTDTAGVLRNIDKLEKIGADAVAQLLKDEVGATDEQAAAALKLASIRAEDTSFADQVRALGVTHDLLEEGLAELTEVIGEAAKRAPGKVVADLSIARGLDYYTGTVYETVLVGHEQLGSICSGGRYESLASNGKKTYPGVGLSIGVTRLVARILSQGFAEATRKVPTAALIALTNDEMWSGAQDVADALRARGIACEVSATAAKFGKQIKYAEKRGIPFVWFTSAGENGELTHEVKDIRTGEQVAADPASWAPPAEDLHVRVLPTA
- the aspS gene encoding aspartate--tRNA ligase, with product MLRTHTLGELTAENIGETVTLSGWVARRRDHGGVAFVDLRDREGVTQVVFHNEADFEHLRNEYVLKVVGEVTRRPEGNENPNLTTGDIEVMVKQTEVLNTSAPLPFQIDEHVEVGEEARLKYRYLDLRRPEPARLMRLRSEANRAAREVLHGQNFTEVETPTLTRSTPEGARDFLVPARLAPGSWYALPQSPQLFKQLLQVGGIEKYYQIARCYRDEDFRADRQPEFTQLDIEASFVDQEDIIDLGERIVEAVWNLIDVKVPRPIERITYKDAMEKYGSDKPDLRFGLELTELTDYFKDTTFRVFKAPYVGAVVMPGGASQARRTLDAWQEWAKQRGAKGLAYVLIQEDGELTGPVAKNITDAEREGLAEATGAKPGDCIFFAAGEAKASRALLGAARVEIGHRTGLIKDGDWSFVWVVDAPMFESAADATASGDVALGHSAWTAVHHAFTSPKPEYLDSFDENPSEALAYAYDIVCNGNEIGGGSIRIHQRDVQERVFKVMGITEEEAAEKFGFLLEAFSFGAPPMGGIAFGWDRVLQLIGGTDSIRDVIAFPKTGGGYDPLTAAPAPITAQQRKEAGVDFKPKKDGEK
- the dtd gene encoding D-aminoacyl-tRNA deacylase → MRAVIQRVTSASVTVDGETVGAIDRPGLLALVGITHTDGPAQVAKLAEKTANLRLLVGERSVLDEGAPVLVVSQFTLYGDGKKGRRPSWSAAAPGPVSEPLFNDYVQALRDLGVTIETGRFGADMQVNLTNDGPVTLILDTDSL